The following proteins are co-located in the Mycolicibacterium goodii genome:
- a CDS encoding SH3-like domain-containing protein, translating to MSSAAERAAKLELVGRLKAHFPEIPDAPPPDLVDHDRFLAYMKTVHDVGGEPDAPMKYENKEYEYWEHMTYVICEVLAWRGIWLSEERRRIGNVDVGRAIYQGIPYYGRWLWAVARVLIEKHHISHGELTERMVEVQERYKDGLAARTLEATPRSEGDGAGVRRNEHHIRAVGIGDPQIYAGTAGTPRFSVGEAVVVRDLPALLYTRTPEYVRGAQGVIAEVTYESPAPEDETWDRTDAKPEWFYIVRFNLSELFYGYTGTTTDTLQTEIPERWLEKSV from the coding sequence GTGAGTTCAGCCGCCGAACGGGCAGCGAAATTGGAACTGGTGGGTCGCCTCAAAGCGCACTTCCCGGAAATACCCGACGCCCCGCCACCCGACCTCGTCGACCATGACCGGTTCCTCGCGTACATGAAGACGGTCCACGACGTCGGCGGTGAACCGGACGCGCCGATGAAGTACGAGAACAAGGAGTACGAGTACTGGGAGCACATGACCTACGTCATCTGCGAGGTGCTCGCATGGCGTGGCATCTGGCTCTCCGAGGAGCGCCGCCGCATCGGCAACGTCGACGTGGGACGCGCCATCTACCAGGGCATCCCCTACTACGGTCGGTGGTTGTGGGCCGTTGCCCGGGTGCTGATCGAAAAGCACCACATCAGCCACGGTGAACTCACCGAACGCATGGTCGAGGTGCAGGAACGCTACAAGGACGGGCTGGCCGCACGCACGCTGGAGGCCACACCGAGATCCGAGGGTGACGGCGCCGGGGTCAGACGCAACGAACACCACATCCGCGCGGTCGGAATCGGCGACCCGCAGATCTACGCCGGGACGGCGGGCACCCCAAGGTTCTCGGTCGGCGAGGCCGTGGTGGTGCGCGACCTGCCCGCCCTGCTCTACACGCGCACACCCGAATACGTGCGCGGTGCCCAAGGCGTGATCGCGGAGGTCACCTACGAGAGCCCGGCGCCCGAGGACGAGACCTGGGACCGCACCGACGCCAAACCCGAGTGGTTCTACATCGTGCGCTTCAACCTCTCCGAATTGTTCTACGGCTACACCGGAACGACGACGGACACACTGCAAACCGAGATCCCCGAACGCTGGTTGGAGAAGAGCGTATGA
- a CDS encoding ammonium transporter, with protein sequence MDTGTTAFMLCCIIGLTLMIPGLALFYGGMVSVKSSTNMMMMTFGAVAVVGLLWVLFGFSMVFGTSYGGFVGSFTEFAGMKDLLEPMTTVDGLPISLFAVFQALFAAITVALISGAVADRMKFGAWMIFAALWAVLVYFPVAHWVFAFDGTVTENSVGGWIANKLGAIDFAGGTAVHINAGAAALALAIVLGKSAMFGRRKPHNVPLTLLGAGMLWAGWYAFNGGSALSAGNSASIVMVTTFVATCAAVLAWLAVEKVRTGHVTGVGAASGAIAGLVAITPACGAVTPIGAMFVGGIAGAVCVIAVGLKETFGYDDSLDVVGVHLVGGLIGTLLIGFFASEGMPNGVNGLFYGGGIEQLWKQAVAAGAVMIYSFAIAYVIAFAIKKTMGIRISPDEEEKGIDVKFHRDAAYELESV encoded by the coding sequence ATGGATACCGGAACAACAGCATTCATGCTGTGTTGCATCATCGGGCTCACGCTGATGATCCCTGGCCTTGCGCTGTTCTACGGCGGCATGGTCTCGGTCAAGAGCTCGACCAACATGATGATGATGACCTTCGGTGCGGTCGCCGTCGTCGGCCTGCTGTGGGTCCTCTTCGGATTCTCGATGGTCTTCGGTACGTCCTACGGCGGATTCGTCGGCAGCTTCACCGAGTTCGCCGGCATGAAAGATCTGCTCGAGCCCATGACCACCGTCGACGGGCTGCCGATCAGCTTGTTCGCGGTGTTCCAGGCGCTGTTCGCCGCGATCACCGTGGCCCTGATCTCCGGTGCGGTCGCCGACCGGATGAAGTTCGGCGCCTGGATGATCTTCGCGGCCCTGTGGGCGGTGCTGGTGTATTTCCCGGTCGCCCACTGGGTTTTCGCGTTCGACGGCACGGTCACCGAGAACTCGGTCGGCGGCTGGATCGCCAACAAGCTCGGCGCCATCGACTTCGCGGGCGGCACCGCCGTGCACATCAATGCCGGTGCGGCGGCGCTCGCGCTGGCGATCGTGCTGGGCAAGTCGGCGATGTTCGGCCGACGCAAGCCGCACAACGTGCCGCTGACCCTGCTCGGCGCTGGCATGCTGTGGGCCGGTTGGTATGCGTTCAACGGCGGTTCGGCGCTGTCGGCGGGTAACTCGGCCTCGATCGTCATGGTCACCACGTTCGTCGCGACTTGCGCCGCGGTGCTGGCATGGCTGGCCGTCGAGAAGGTCAGGACCGGTCACGTCACCGGTGTCGGTGCGGCATCCGGCGCCATCGCCGGCCTGGTCGCCATCACCCCGGCGTGCGGTGCGGTCACGCCGATCGGTGCGATGTTCGTCGGCGGCATCGCCGGTGCGGTCTGCGTGATCGCCGTCGGCCTGAAAGAGACGTTCGGGTACGACGATTCACTCGACGTGGTCGGCGTCCACCTCGTGGGCGGCCTGATCGGCACACTGCTGATCGGTTTCTTCGCCAGCGAGGGCATGCCCAACGGCGTCAACGGTCTGTTCTACGGCGGCGGCATCGAGCAGCTGTGGAAGCAGGCCGTGGCGGCCGGTGCGGTGATGATCTATTCGTTCGCGATCGCCTACGTCATCGCGTTCGCGATCAAGAAGACCATGGGCATCCGCATCTCGCCCGACGAGGAAGAGAAGGGCATCGACGTCAAGTTCCATCGCGACGCGGCGTACGAGCTCGAATCCGTCTGA
- a CDS encoding helix-turn-helix domain-containing protein has translation MSDDVPLLRNKSGTARERDPQAPVEELEFEAAIGRNVRRLRQQHGLTVAEMAARVGISKAMMSKIENAQTSCSLSTLALLAKGLDVPVTSLFRGADVERPAAFVKAGTGPEIVRNGSKQGHEYQLLSSLRGEHKRLECLHVTLTEKSQTYPLFQHPGTEFIYMLEGVMDYSHSRTVYRLQPGDSLQIDGEGAHGPVDLVELPIRFLSVIAFPDSQV, from the coding sequence GTGAGCGACGACGTTCCGCTGCTCCGCAACAAATCCGGGACAGCCCGCGAACGTGATCCCCAGGCACCGGTCGAGGAACTGGAGTTCGAGGCCGCGATCGGTCGCAACGTGCGCCGGCTGCGCCAACAGCACGGTCTCACCGTCGCCGAGATGGCAGCCCGCGTCGGCATCTCCAAGGCGATGATGTCGAAGATCGAGAACGCGCAGACCTCGTGCAGCCTGTCCACGTTGGCGCTGCTGGCGAAGGGGCTCGACGTGCCCGTCACGAGCCTGTTCCGCGGCGCCGACGTGGAACGGCCCGCGGCTTTCGTGAAAGCCGGAACCGGCCCGGAAATCGTCCGCAACGGCTCCAAGCAGGGCCATGAATACCAATTGCTGAGTTCACTGCGCGGCGAGCACAAACGGCTCGAATGCCTGCACGTCACCCTCACCGAGAAAAGCCAGACCTATCCGCTTTTCCAGCACCCCGGCACCGAGTTCATCTACATGCTCGAAGGCGTCATGGACTACAGCCACAGCCGTACGGTGTACCGGCTGCAACCTGGCGACTCGCTGCAGATCGACGGTGAGGGCGCGCACGGACCGGTGGATCTGGTCGAATTGCCGATCCGTTTTCTGTCGGTCATCGCATTCCCCGATTCACAGGTCTGA
- a CDS encoding FMN-binding glutamate synthase family protein — protein MSHTTDDRARLGLRESATFDRTTIAAIQRAAETGVYDIRGWGAKRPLPHFDDLLFLGASMSRYPLEGYRERCGTDVVLGDRHAKHPLHLDIPVTIAGMSFGALSAGAKEALGRGASEVGTSTTTGDGGMTPEERGQSKHLVYQYLPSRYGMNPDDLRKADAIEVVLGQGAKPGGGGMLLGQKISERVAGMRTLPQGIDQRSACRHPDWTGPDDLTIKINELREITNWEKPIYVKVGATRTYYDVKLAVHAGADVVVVDGMQGGTAATQEVFIEHVGIPTLAAIPQAVQALQELGVHRKVQLIISGGIRNGADVAKALALGADAVAIGTAALIALGDNHPRYAAEYEKLGSAAGFYDDFQDGRDPAGISTQDPELAARFDPIEGGRRLANYLRVLTMEAQTIARACGKAHVCHLEPEDLVAVTIEAAAMARVPLAGTDWIPGRGAGAL, from the coding sequence ATGAGCCACACCACCGATGACCGCGCCCGGCTCGGCCTGCGCGAATCCGCCACGTTCGACCGGACCACGATCGCCGCGATCCAGCGGGCCGCCGAGACCGGCGTCTACGACATCCGCGGCTGGGGCGCCAAGCGCCCGCTGCCGCACTTCGACGACCTGTTGTTCCTGGGCGCATCGATGTCGCGGTACCCGCTGGAGGGCTACCGCGAACGCTGCGGCACCGATGTCGTCCTGGGCGATCGGCACGCCAAACACCCGCTGCACCTGGACATCCCGGTCACCATCGCCGGTATGAGCTTCGGCGCGCTGTCCGCAGGGGCCAAGGAGGCGCTGGGCCGCGGCGCCAGCGAGGTCGGCACGTCGACCACCACCGGCGACGGCGGCATGACGCCCGAGGAGCGCGGCCAGAGCAAGCACCTGGTGTACCAGTACCTGCCGTCACGCTACGGCATGAACCCCGACGACCTGCGCAAGGCCGACGCCATCGAGGTGGTGCTCGGTCAGGGCGCCAAGCCGGGCGGCGGCGGAATGCTGCTGGGCCAGAAGATCTCCGAGCGCGTCGCGGGTATGCGCACGCTGCCGCAGGGCATCGACCAGCGCTCGGCGTGCCGGCATCCGGACTGGACCGGCCCCGACGATCTCACCATCAAGATCAACGAGTTGCGGGAGATCACCAACTGGGAGAAACCGATCTACGTCAAGGTCGGCGCCACCCGCACCTACTACGACGTCAAGCTCGCGGTGCACGCAGGCGCCGATGTGGTGGTGGTCGACGGAATGCAGGGCGGCACGGCCGCCACGCAGGAGGTGTTCATCGAGCACGTCGGCATCCCGACGCTGGCCGCGATCCCGCAGGCCGTGCAGGCACTGCAGGAACTCGGCGTGCACAGAAAAGTGCAACTCATCATCAGCGGCGGCATCCGCAACGGCGCCGACGTGGCCAAGGCCCTCGCGCTCGGTGCCGACGCCGTCGCGATCGGCACGGCCGCGCTGATCGCGCTGGGCGACAACCATCCCCGGTACGCCGCCGAGTACGAGAAGCTGGGCAGCGCAGCAGGTTTCTACGACGACTTCCAGGACGGCCGCGACCCGGCCGGCATCTCGACGCAGGATCCCGAACTGGCGGCCCGCTTCGACCCGATCGAGGGCGGCCGGCGACTGGCCAACTACCTGCGGGTGCTGACGATGGAGGCCCAGACCATCGCGCGCGCGTGCGGCAAGGCCCACGTGTGCCACCTGGAACCCGAGGATCTGGTGGCCGTCACGATCGAGGCCGCCGCGATGGCGCGGGTGCCGCTGGCGGGTACCGACTGGATCCCGGGCCGGGGGGCGGGCGCGCTGTGA
- a CDS encoding glutamine amidotransferase, whose product MCGIVGLHLRTAELYPRLGELLTEMLCEMSDRGADSAGVAVYGDPVWSPQGRGCVSVTDIAETPDLGPDVEVVQVDSTYLLSADTPSEDLLERVKAAYPTALIAGFGSDLAVLKGVGHPRALTDAWGLAKAQGWQGVGHTRMATESAVTPSGCHPYTVGPEQCLVHNGSFSNHATIRRELRRAGVQFDSENDTEVGARFVASQLAAGRDVETALKELCATFDGFYTLLVSNRDSFAVVRDAIACKPAVIAETEEWVAMASEYRALSGLPGVEKARIWEPEPEVVYAWTR is encoded by the coding sequence ATGTGCGGGATCGTGGGGTTACACCTGCGTACAGCCGAGCTCTATCCCAGGCTGGGTGAACTGCTCACCGAGATGCTGTGCGAAATGTCGGACCGGGGCGCCGATTCGGCGGGCGTCGCGGTCTACGGCGATCCGGTGTGGTCACCCCAGGGGCGCGGCTGTGTCTCGGTGACCGACATCGCCGAGACACCCGACCTCGGTCCCGATGTCGAGGTGGTGCAGGTCGATTCGACGTACCTGCTGTCCGCGGACACCCCGTCGGAGGATCTGCTCGAGCGCGTCAAGGCGGCTTACCCGACGGCGCTGATCGCCGGGTTCGGCTCCGATCTCGCGGTGCTCAAGGGTGTCGGCCACCCGCGTGCGCTCACCGATGCGTGGGGCCTGGCCAAGGCCCAGGGCTGGCAGGGCGTCGGCCACACCCGCATGGCGACCGAATCCGCGGTGACCCCGTCGGGTTGCCACCCGTACACCGTGGGACCCGAGCAGTGCCTGGTGCACAACGGATCCTTCTCCAACCACGCCACGATCCGGCGCGAACTGCGCCGGGCCGGTGTGCAGTTCGACAGCGAGAACGACACCGAGGTGGGTGCGCGGTTCGTCGCAAGCCAACTCGCCGCGGGACGCGACGTGGAGACCGCGCTCAAGGAGCTGTGTGCGACGTTCGACGGTTTCTACACGCTGCTGGTGTCCAACCGCGACTCGTTCGCCGTGGTGCGCGACGCGATCGCGTGCAAGCCCGCCGTCATCGCCGAGACCGAGGAGTGGGTCGCGATGGCCAGCGAGTACCGCGCACTGTCCGGCCTGCCGGGCGTCGAGAAGGCGCGAATCTGGGAACCCGAACCGGAGGTGGTCTACGCATGGACCAGGTAA
- a CDS encoding thiocyanate hydrolase — MAAKYGVENPVPPWKSSLDGMCDALDRSACGPEVLNFKDRRDEEDTLSATVYADVPYPENQLLALAHSLLARGVIDEAELQRRIETVRARLEA; from the coding sequence ATGGCCGCCAAGTACGGCGTGGAAAACCCTGTGCCGCCGTGGAAGTCGAGCCTCGACGGAATGTGCGACGCGCTCGACCGTTCGGCGTGCGGACCGGAGGTGCTGAACTTCAAGGACCGCCGTGACGAGGAGGACACCCTGTCGGCGACGGTGTACGCCGATGTGCCCTACCCGGAGAATCAGCTACTGGCGCTTGCGCATTCACTGCTCGCGCGTGGGGTGATCGACGAAGCCGAACTGCAGCGGCGCATCGAGACCGTGCGCGCCCGGCTTGAGGCCTGA
- the glnT gene encoding type III glutamate--ammonia ligase has product MTSDLATLAERNGTKFILALFVDLRGKPCAKLVPVEAIEMLATEGVGFAGYAVGAMGQEPKDPDLVALPDPASFTPIPFIKEGLALVHCDPHVEGKPWAYAPRVILKKLIQQAADGGFEPWVGAEVEYFLLRRNADGTLVTADAADTSAQPCYDARGLTRMYDHLTAISTAMNSLGWSNYANDHEDGNGQFEQNFEFADALTTADRVVTLRYLLSMIAAERGMVATFMPKPFADRTGSGLHFHLSLTSGGNPVFPSDTDERGLGLSDTAYSFLAGILDHACALQSVVAPTVNSYKRTGATSTASGASWAPRLPSYGGNDRTHYIRVPDNQRIEMRGGDGSANPYLAIAAALGAGLDGIKRSIDPGPVGSRGSTALPPTLLHAVDALEADPVVTGVLDSAGEGVAAYFANLKREEFFTYHGTVTPWEVDTYLTAF; this is encoded by the coding sequence ATGACCTCTGATCTCGCCACCCTCGCCGAACGCAACGGCACCAAGTTCATCCTCGCGTTGTTCGTCGACCTGCGCGGAAAACCTTGCGCGAAGCTGGTTCCCGTCGAGGCCATCGAGATGCTGGCCACCGAGGGCGTCGGCTTCGCCGGTTACGCCGTCGGTGCGATGGGCCAGGAACCCAAGGACCCCGATCTGGTCGCGTTGCCGGATCCCGCGTCGTTCACACCCATCCCGTTCATCAAGGAGGGTCTGGCGCTCGTGCACTGCGATCCGCACGTCGAGGGCAAGCCCTGGGCGTACGCACCGCGGGTGATCCTCAAGAAGCTGATCCAGCAGGCCGCCGACGGCGGATTCGAACCGTGGGTGGGCGCCGAGGTCGAGTATTTCCTGTTGCGCCGCAACGCCGATGGCACGTTGGTCACCGCCGACGCCGCCGACACCTCCGCACAGCCGTGTTATGACGCGCGCGGGCTCACCCGGATGTACGACCATCTGACCGCGATCTCGACGGCGATGAATTCGCTGGGCTGGTCCAACTACGCCAACGACCACGAGGACGGCAACGGCCAGTTCGAGCAGAACTTCGAGTTCGCCGACGCGCTCACCACCGCTGACCGCGTGGTCACGCTGCGCTACCTGCTGTCGATGATCGCGGCCGAACGCGGCATGGTCGCCACGTTCATGCCCAAACCGTTCGCCGACCGCACCGGCAGCGGACTGCACTTCCACCTTTCGCTCACCAGCGGTGGCAACCCGGTGTTCCCTTCGGATACCGACGAGCGGGGCCTCGGCCTGTCCGACACCGCCTACTCGTTCCTGGCCGGCATCCTCGACCACGCCTGCGCCCTGCAGTCCGTCGTCGCGCCAACCGTCAACTCCTACAAGCGAACCGGGGCAACCAGCACGGCATCCGGCGCGTCCTGGGCGCCCCGGCTGCCCAGCTACGGCGGCAACGACCGCACCCACTACATCCGGGTGCCCGACAACCAGCGCATCGAGATGCGCGGCGGTGACGGCTCGGCCAACCCGTACCTGGCGATCGCCGCTGCGCTGGGAGCGGGCCTCGACGGCATCAAGCGCAGCATCGATCCGGGTCCGGTCGGCAGCCGCGGCAGCACGGCACTGCCGCCCACGCTGCTGCACGCGGTGGACGCGCTGGAGGCCGATCCTGTGGTCACCGGCGTGCTCGACAGCGCGGGCGAGGGTGTGGCCGCCTACTTCGCGAACCTCAAACGCGAGGAGTTCTTCACCTACCACGGCACGGTGACGCCGTGGGAGGTCGACACCTACCTCACCGCTTTCTAG
- a CDS encoding protein glxC, with protein sequence MDQVTVGLTEFDLRTTPLREVNAALHQPGIEGEFVIEHPAGAHNVAVGVDAPVRVRVEGHVGYYAAGMNQQAEILINGNAGTGVAENMMSGTVRVKGNASQSAGATAHGGLLVIEGDAAARCGISMKGIDIVVGGNIGHMSAFMAQAGRLVVRGNAGEALGDSIYETRIYVRGDVASLGADCIAKPMRQEHHAELAELLAASGFGDDDTSEYTRYGSARNLYHFHVDNASAY encoded by the coding sequence ATGGACCAGGTAACCGTCGGCCTCACCGAGTTCGACCTGCGCACAACACCTCTGCGAGAGGTCAACGCGGCACTGCACCAGCCGGGCATCGAAGGTGAGTTCGTCATCGAGCATCCCGCCGGGGCGCACAACGTGGCCGTCGGCGTCGACGCGCCGGTGCGGGTCCGCGTCGAAGGCCACGTCGGCTACTACGCCGCGGGGATGAACCAGCAGGCCGAGATCCTCATCAACGGCAACGCGGGCACCGGCGTCGCCGAGAACATGATGAGCGGCACCGTGCGGGTCAAGGGCAACGCCTCGCAGTCCGCGGGAGCCACGGCCCACGGTGGCCTGCTGGTGATCGAAGGCGACGCGGCCGCCCGCTGCGGCATCTCGATGAAGGGCATCGACATCGTGGTCGGCGGCAACATCGGCCACATGAGCGCGTTCATGGCGCAGGCCGGCCGGCTGGTCGTTCGTGGCAATGCCGGTGAGGCGCTTGGTGATTCGATCTACGAGACCCGCATCTACGTGCGCGGCGATGTCGCGTCACTCGGCGCGGACTGCATCGCCAAGCCGATGCGGCAAGAGCACCACGCCGAACTCGCCGAGCTGCTGGCGGCCAGTGGATTCGGTGACGACGACACCTCGGAGTACACGCGCTACGGCTCGGCCCGAAACCTGTACCACTTCCACGTCGACAATGCGAGCGCCTACTGA
- a CDS encoding NAD(P)/FAD-dependent oxidoreductase: MSVTADVVIVGGGLEGTAAAWALSQRGVTDVVVAERNTVGSGMTGKSSGIVRCHYGVSSLAAMAAVGLEVFEKAAEIFGTDIGFRQTGYVVGVGEPNVDALRKSLAAQRQVGVQTEEIDKSEVAVLWPWADLEQFAAFGWEARGGYGDAYQTAQAFAVAARAAGVRIRQGANVTELLFDGDRATGVRLADGTEVAAGTVVVATGAWTRPFLAPYGVDIPIRVVREQIVTIFPGIEVGAIPVFSDLVSLQYVRPELGGEILFGNSDLGHGEPADPDNYLNRATEEFIDVTVEKVGTRFPGFPDAAITGSYAGCYDVTPDWNPVISKTGVDGLIVAAGFSGHGFKIAPAVGRLVADLVVDGRSSDPRIPETDFRLSRFAEDNLLKSPYPYVGAGEMR, from the coding sequence GTGAGTGTCACCGCAGATGTCGTGATCGTCGGCGGCGGGCTGGAGGGGACCGCCGCCGCCTGGGCCCTGAGCCAACGCGGGGTCACCGATGTCGTTGTCGCCGAACGCAACACCGTCGGCTCCGGCATGACCGGAAAGTCCAGCGGAATCGTGCGCTGCCACTACGGCGTGAGCTCGCTGGCGGCCATGGCCGCGGTGGGCCTGGAGGTCTTCGAGAAAGCCGCGGAGATCTTCGGGACCGACATCGGCTTCCGCCAGACCGGCTACGTCGTCGGCGTCGGCGAACCCAACGTCGACGCGCTGCGCAAGAGCCTGGCCGCGCAGCGGCAGGTGGGGGTGCAGACCGAGGAGATCGACAAGTCCGAGGTCGCCGTACTGTGGCCGTGGGCCGATCTCGAACAGTTCGCGGCCTTCGGCTGGGAGGCCCGCGGCGGCTACGGCGACGCCTACCAGACCGCACAGGCGTTCGCGGTGGCCGCACGCGCGGCGGGGGTGCGAATCCGCCAGGGCGCCAACGTCACCGAGCTCCTGTTCGACGGTGACCGGGCCACCGGCGTGCGGCTGGCCGACGGCACCGAGGTGGCCGCCGGCACCGTCGTCGTCGCCACCGGCGCCTGGACCCGGCCGTTCCTGGCGCCCTACGGCGTCGACATCCCCATCCGGGTGGTGCGCGAGCAGATCGTCACCATCTTCCCCGGGATCGAGGTCGGCGCCATCCCGGTGTTCTCCGATCTGGTGTCGCTGCAGTACGTCCGCCCCGAACTGGGTGGCGAGATCCTGTTCGGCAACAGCGATCTGGGCCACGGCGAGCCGGCCGATCCGGACAACTACCTCAACCGCGCCACCGAGGAGTTCATCGACGTCACCGTCGAGAAGGTCGGCACGCGTTTTCCCGGGTTCCCGGACGCGGCCATCACCGGCAGCTACGCGGGCTGCTACGACGTCACCCCGGACTGGAACCCGGTGATCTCGAAGACCGGTGTGGACGGGCTCATCGTCGCGGCCGGCTTCAGCGGGCACGGTTTCAAGATCGCGCCCGCCGTGGGCCGGCTGGTGGCCGATCTGGTGGTCGACGGGCGCAGTTCCGACCCGCGGATACCCGAGACCGATTTCCGGTTGAGCCGGTTCGCCGAGGACAATCTGCTCAAGAGCCCGTATCCGTATGTGGGAGCGGGCGAGATGCGCTGA
- the scnC gene encoding thiocyanate hydrolase subunit gamma produces MSGNHDHDHDHDRTVKPMVDEVTDFEVLEIALRELCIEKGIFTAEEHRRFTEFAEQIGPTPAARLVARAWLDPDFKRLALTDALAASKEVGVDWLEPTGFGTPSDFTAFKILEDTPTLHHVIVCALCSCYPRPILGNSPEWYRTPNYRRRLVRWPRQVLAEFGLYLPDDVEVRVEDSNQKHRFMVMPMRPEGTDGWTEDQLAEIITRDCLIGVALPKPGVTTNVIVDTRPAIHPAG; encoded by the coding sequence ATGAGCGGTAATCACGATCACGACCATGACCATGACCGCACGGTGAAACCCATGGTCGACGAGGTCACCGACTTCGAGGTGCTCGAGATCGCGTTGCGCGAACTGTGCATCGAGAAGGGCATCTTCACCGCCGAGGAGCACCGCCGGTTCACCGAGTTCGCCGAGCAGATCGGGCCGACGCCGGCCGCGCGCCTGGTGGCCAGGGCCTGGCTGGACCCCGACTTCAAGCGCCTCGCACTCACCGATGCGCTGGCCGCCAGCAAGGAGGTGGGCGTCGACTGGCTGGAACCCACCGGGTTCGGAACCCCCAGTGATTTCACGGCTTTCAAGATTCTCGAGGACACCCCGACGCTGCACCATGTGATCGTGTGCGCGTTGTGCTCGTGTTACCCGCGGCCGATCCTGGGCAACTCCCCCGAGTGGTACCGCACGCCGAACTACCGCAGGCGACTCGTGCGTTGGCCCCGGCAGGTGCTCGCCGAGTTCGGGCTGTATCTGCCCGACGATGTCGAGGTCCGCGTGGAGGACTCCAACCAGAAGCACCGGTTCATGGTGATGCCGATGCGCCCCGAGGGCACCGACGGCTGGACCGAGGATCAACTCGCCGAGATCATCACCCGCGACTGCCTTATCGGCGTCGCGCTGCCCAAGCCGGGGGTCACCACCAACGTGATCGTCGATACCCGTCCCGCGATCCACCCGGCGGGTTGA
- the mgtE gene encoding magnesium transporter, translating into MSTTRDATIDLRQTVALNTPKAVELWLEVTTDSDERERQLATLSHAERRRLGDLLDANTGAELLCSVELDLAARLLKSVSEASAARVLAVLNAPDAADILRELDEHRREAVLAAMPIERARALLDVLAWPQDSVAARMHTETPSVAPSATIAEAVDQIRDYAAAHPDETVGASVWVVDEDNTLRGAVRLRDLVLAQPQLPVGTLMRDVPVTVTPLTDIEEAAKTLIEHRLDELPVVDAERRLLGVLVEDDAIEAVERKTTEDAERQGGSEPLDVPYLRASPWLLWRKRIVWLLALFVAEAYTGTVLRAFEDEMEAVVALAFFIPLLIGTGGNTGTQITTTLVRAMGTGQIRFRDLPAIVSKEVSTGFLIAVAMAVAALIRAWSLGVGPEVTLTVCLTVAAIVMWSSLVSSVLPLVLKKLRVDPAVVSAPMIATVVDGTGLMIYFWIAHLTLPQLAGL; encoded by the coding sequence ATGAGCACAACCCGCGACGCCACGATCGATCTGCGCCAGACGGTCGCGTTGAACACGCCCAAGGCCGTCGAGTTGTGGCTCGAGGTCACCACCGACTCCGATGAGCGGGAGCGCCAACTCGCGACGCTGTCGCATGCGGAACGCCGCCGGCTCGGTGACCTGCTCGACGCGAACACCGGGGCCGAGCTGTTGTGCAGCGTCGAACTCGACCTCGCGGCACGGCTGCTCAAATCCGTGTCGGAGGCCTCGGCGGCACGGGTGCTGGCGGTGCTCAACGCGCCCGACGCGGCGGACATCCTGCGTGAACTCGACGAACACCGGCGTGAAGCGGTGCTGGCGGCCATGCCCATCGAACGGGCCAGGGCACTGCTCGACGTGCTGGCCTGGCCGCAGGACTCGGTGGCCGCCCGCATGCACACCGAGACCCCGAGCGTCGCCCCGTCCGCGACCATCGCCGAGGCCGTCGACCAGATCCGCGACTACGCCGCGGCGCACCCCGATGAGACGGTCGGGGCGTCGGTGTGGGTCGTCGACGAGGACAACACGCTGCGCGGGGCGGTGCGGCTGCGTGACCTGGTGCTGGCGCAGCCGCAGCTACCGGTCGGCACGCTGATGCGCGACGTGCCGGTGACGGTGACACCGCTGACCGACATCGAGGAGGCCGCCAAGACGCTGATCGAGCACAGGCTCGACGAGCTGCCCGTCGTCGACGCCGAGCGCAGGCTGCTGGGCGTCCTCGTCGAGGACGACGCCATCGAGGCCGTCGAGCGCAAGACCACCGAGGACGCCGAGCGGCAGGGCGGTTCGGAACCGCTCGATGTGCCGTATCTGCGCGCCTCCCCGTGGCTGCTGTGGCGCAAGCGCATCGTGTGGTTGCTGGCGCTGTTCGTCGCCGAGGCGTACACCGGCACGGTGCTGCGCGCGTTCGAGGACGAGATGGAAGCCGTCGTCGCGTTGGCGTTCTTCATCCCGCTGCTGATCGGCACCGGCGGCAACACCGGCACCCAGATCACGACGACGCTGGTCCGCGCGATGGGCACCGGCCAGATCCGGTTCCGCGACCTGCCCGCCATCGTGTCCAAGGAGGTCTCGACGGGCTTCCTGATCGCGGTCGCGATGGCGGTCGCGGCGCTGATCCGGGCGTGGTCGCTGGGCGTCGGCCCGGAGGTGACGCTCACGGTGTGCCTGACCGTCGCGGCCATCGTGATGTGGTCGTCGCTGGTGTCGTCGGTGCTGCCGCTGGTGCTGAAGAAACTGCGCGTGGACCCGGCCGTGGTGTCGGCGCCGATGATCGCGACCGTGGTCGACGGGACCGGTCTGATGATCTACTTCTGGATCGCGCACCTGACATTGCCCCAGCTCGCGGGCCTGTGA